From Afipia carboxidovorans OM5, one genomic window encodes:
- the phnE gene encoding phosphonate ABC transporter, permease protein PhnE — MTMSKAERALDDLDAMRRGSTGTRVRFWAMVAIIAGFYAVSWNLAGIDLAKLSTGLPRLGHWLMSAWPPKLDELPLFAYRTAETVAMAAIGTTVAAILAIPMAVLASRNITPWPSLYYPARWFLNVLRGIDSFVFALLFVAAVGLGPFAGVLGIALHTWGSAAKFFADHIENVNIGPLEAVRTTGAGRITTIAYALVPDVLPVMLSTTLFWWEFNVRASTVLGVVGAGGIGQELKNSMDLLDFPRLFTIIAVILVVVTALDQLSGWLRKRLV, encoded by the coding sequence ATGACGATGAGCAAGGCCGAACGCGCGCTCGACGATCTCGATGCCATGCGTCGCGGCTCGACCGGCACGCGGGTGCGGTTCTGGGCGATGGTGGCGATTATCGCGGGCTTCTACGCGGTGTCGTGGAATCTCGCCGGGATCGATCTTGCAAAGCTGTCGACCGGGTTGCCGCGCCTCGGCCACTGGCTCATGTCGGCATGGCCGCCGAAGCTCGATGAATTGCCGCTGTTCGCGTATCGCACCGCCGAGACCGTGGCGATGGCGGCGATCGGAACCACGGTCGCCGCGATCCTCGCGATCCCGATGGCAGTGTTGGCGAGCCGCAACATCACGCCGTGGCCGAGCCTCTATTATCCGGCGCGCTGGTTTCTCAACGTGCTGCGCGGCATCGACTCGTTCGTGTTCGCGCTTCTGTTCGTGGCCGCGGTCGGGCTCGGGCCGTTCGCGGGCGTGCTCGGCATCGCGCTCCACACCTGGGGCAGCGCCGCGAAATTCTTTGCCGACCACATCGAGAACGTCAACATCGGCCCGCTCGAAGCCGTGCGCACCACGGGTGCCGGGCGCATCACCACCATCGCCTATGCGCTGGTGCCGGATGTGCTGCCGGTAATGCTCTCGACCACGCTGTTCTGGTGGGAGTTCAATGTCCGCGCCTCGACCGTGCTTGGCGTGGTCGGCGCCGGCGGCATCGGGCAGGAGCTGAAGAACAGCATGGACCTGCTCGATTTCCCGCGGCTGTTCACGATCATTGCCGTGATTCTTGTGGTCGTCACCGCGCTCGATCAGTTGTCGGGCTGGTTGCGCAAGCGGCTGGTGTAG
- the phnC gene encoding phosphonate ABC transporter ATP-binding protein, with product MTGHLHVVEKNLSPGATQAQQGACRLRVETLAKTFAGHAAIEDVSFDVHDGEFVAVLGPSGAGKTTLFRCMTGLLAPDNGGVWIDREDIATLRDRSRRRLAVVFQQFNLVSRLSALDNVLAGRLGYVPAWRGALRCFTRADRLLALECLDRVGLLAQAGQRADTLSGGQQQRVAIARALAQQPSLIVADEPVASLDPNAGAGVLELLRGIARTDGVGIVCSLHQVHFARAYADRIIGLSHGRIVIDGPSSEFDQAALERLYGHRDSAEPESVEPTT from the coding sequence ATGACCGGTCATCTGCATGTGGTCGAAAAGAATCTATCGCCCGGCGCGACGCAAGCGCAGCAGGGAGCCTGCCGGCTGCGCGTCGAGACGCTGGCGAAAACGTTTGCCGGCCATGCCGCCATCGAGGACGTGAGCTTCGATGTGCATGACGGCGAGTTCGTGGCCGTGCTCGGCCCGAGCGGCGCGGGCAAGACCACGCTGTTCCGCTGCATGACCGGGTTGCTTGCGCCGGATAATGGTGGTGTGTGGATCGACCGCGAGGACATCGCCACCCTGCGCGACCGCTCCCGCCGCCGTCTGGCCGTGGTGTTTCAGCAGTTCAATCTGGTGAGCCGCCTCAGCGCGCTCGACAATGTGCTGGCGGGTCGGCTTGGCTATGTGCCGGCCTGGCGCGGTGCGTTGCGGTGCTTTACCCGCGCGGATCGCCTGCTTGCGCTCGAATGCCTCGACCGTGTCGGGCTGCTGGCGCAGGCTGGGCAGCGCGCCGATACGCTCTCGGGCGGCCAGCAGCAGCGTGTCGCGATTGCGCGGGCACTGGCGCAGCAGCCGAGCCTGATCGTCGCCGACGAGCCGGTGGCGAGCCTCGATCCGAATGCCGGTGCCGGCGTTCTGGAACTGCTGCGCGGTATTGCCCGGACGGATGGCGTCGGCATCGTCTGCAGCCTGCATCAGGTGCATTTTGCGCGCGCCTATGCAGATCGTATTATCGGCCTGTCGCACGGACGCATCGTCATCGATGGACCAAGCAGCGAATTCGACCAGGCAGCGCTCGAACGGCTATACGGCCATCGGGACAGCGCCGAGCCCGAGAGTGTCGAACCAACGACGTGA
- a CDS encoding 5-methyltetrahydropteroyltriglutamate--homocysteine methyltransferase, with protein sequence MTDTASQAHPHPADVSFDGGDLDCGNGLLLLIRKHIDPMARGQLLEILSTEISVDEDLPAWCRLTSNDLVSFTKTGKQRSFLICKGKFDERGKAEEKPAAKVSAPAAAPAPAAAPVRRPAPAIPPLAVTGIGSWPRPRWMVDAMHAYVEGRLDEAAFHQTADDAVRLAAAAQERAGVDIVTDGEQRRDSYASFVATRLDNCQLIPLTDLLPLVDDPEEFERELRALDVPAADVRHPAIFGRISRSRPLALHEFDFLSTVTDKPIKVALPGPYLLTRTMWMECLQERAYQSREELAEDIVTALRAELADLIDAGVALVQFDEPVLSEVVFSGPKSRPSFMCGALSETRSPEHELGFARDLMNAVVSGAPRARTAVHVCRGNWTPDESVALAGSYAPLLNTLGAMKVGAYLLEMCTPRAGEMELLRALPAEARIGVGVVNQKCAHVEGCEDVEARIRHAIDLFGAERVLLHPDCGFATFADNPICAAVPAETKLARIAEAARHVRGG encoded by the coding sequence ATGACCGATACTGCTTCGCAAGCCCACCCTCATCCCGCCGACGTCTCCTTTGACGGCGGCGATCTCGATTGCGGCAACGGCCTGCTGCTTTTGATCCGCAAGCACATCGACCCGATGGCGCGCGGTCAGCTTCTGGAGATTCTCTCGACCGAGATTTCGGTGGATGAGGATCTGCCCGCGTGGTGCCGGCTCACCTCGAACGATCTGGTGTCGTTCACCAAGACCGGCAAGCAGCGCTCGTTCCTGATCTGCAAGGGCAAGTTCGACGAGCGCGGCAAGGCCGAGGAAAAGCCGGCGGCGAAAGTGTCCGCGCCCGCAGCGGCGCCTGCACCGGCGGCCGCGCCGGTGCGCAGGCCCGCGCCCGCGATTCCGCCGCTCGCCGTCACCGGCATCGGAAGCTGGCCGCGGCCGCGCTGGATGGTCGATGCGATGCACGCCTATGTCGAAGGCCGGCTCGATGAAGCCGCGTTTCATCAGACCGCCGACGACGCCGTGCGTCTTGCCGCGGCGGCGCAGGAGCGCGCCGGTGTCGATATCGTCACCGATGGCGAGCAGCGCCGCGACAGCTATGCGAGCTTTGTCGCCACCCGGCTCGACAATTGCCAGCTGATCCCGCTGACCGACCTTCTGCCGCTGGTCGATGATCCGGAGGAATTCGAGCGCGAACTGCGCGCGCTTGACGTACCTGCCGCGGACGTTCGTCATCCGGCGATCTTCGGCCGTATCAGCCGCAGCCGCCCGCTCGCGCTGCACGAGTTCGATTTTCTCAGTACCGTCACCGACAAGCCGATCAAGGTCGCATTGCCGGGGCCGTACCTGCTGACGCGGACGATGTGGATGGAGTGTCTGCAGGAGCGGGCCTATCAGTCGCGCGAGGAGCTTGCGGAAGACATCGTCACGGCGTTGCGCGCGGAGTTGGCTGACCTCATCGATGCTGGCGTCGCGCTGGTGCAGTTCGACGAGCCGGTGCTGTCGGAAGTTGTGTTCAGCGGCCCGAAGAGCCGGCCGAGCTTCATGTGCGGTGCGCTGTCGGAAACGCGCAGCCCCGAGCATGAGCTGGGCTTCGCCCGCGATCTGATGAATGCCGTGGTCAGCGGCGCACCGCGTGCGCGCACCGCGGTTCATGTTTGTCGCGGCAACTGGACGCCGGATGAATCGGTGGCGCTGGCCGGGAGCTACGCGCCGCTTCTCAACACGCTCGGCGCGATGAAGGTCGGCGCCTATCTTCTGGAGATGTGCACCCCGCGCGCGGGCGAGATGGAGCTGTTGCGGGCGCTGCCTGCCGAGGCGCGCATCGGCGTCGGCGTCGTCAACCAGAAATGCGCCCATGTGGAAGGCTGCGAGGATGTCGAGGCGCGCATCCGGCACGCGATCGACCTGTTCGGTGCCGAGCGCGTGCTGCTGCATCCCGATTGCGGCTTCGCGACTTTCGCCGACAATCCGATCTGCGCTGCGGTCCCGGCCGAGACCAAGCTCGCGCGGATCGCGGAAGCCGCACGGCACGTGCGCGGCGGCTGA
- a CDS encoding LemA family protein has product MRRLLTVLAALATLSLTNCGYNAIQQNDEQVTSSWSEVVNQYQRRADLVPNLVNSVKGFAQQEKDVLLGVTNARARVGSVQAGPEVVNDPAAMQKFQAAQGELSSALSRLLVVTENYPQLKSDQLFRDLMAQLEGTENRIAVARNRYIKAVQDYNVNIRTFPNNLTAMAFGYKTKANFTVENEGAISTAPKVDFNAPAPASPAPAPAPSPAPAPAPAK; this is encoded by the coding sequence ATGCGCAGGTTGCTGACGGTTCTCGCGGCGCTGGCCACGCTTAGTCTGACCAATTGCGGTTACAACGCGATCCAGCAGAACGACGAGCAGGTGACCTCGAGCTGGTCGGAGGTGGTGAACCAGTATCAGCGCCGCGCTGATCTCGTGCCCAACCTCGTGAACTCGGTGAAGGGCTTTGCGCAGCAGGAGAAGGACGTGCTGCTCGGCGTCACCAACGCGCGCGCGCGGGTCGGTAGCGTGCAGGCGGGGCCGGAGGTCGTCAACGATCCGGCGGCGATGCAGAAATTCCAGGCGGCGCAGGGTGAACTGTCGAGCGCGCTGTCGCGGCTTCTGGTCGTCACCGAGAATTATCCGCAGCTCAAGTCGGACCAGTTGTTTCGCGATCTGATGGCGCAGCTCGAAGGCACCGAGAACCGCATCGCGGTCGCGCGCAACCGCTACATCAAGGCGGTGCAGGACTATAACGTCAACATCCGCACCTTCCCAAACAATCTGACCGCCATGGCGTTCGGCTACAAGACCAAGGCGAACTTCACCGTGGAGAACGAAGGTGCGATCTCGACCGCGCCGAAGGTCGATTTCAACGCGCCAGCACCTGCATCGCCTGCACCCGCACCTGCTCCGTCGCCAGCGCCCGCACCGGCGCCAGCCAAGTGA
- a CDS encoding TPM domain-containing protein produces MRIVRKLVVAVLLCWAGVAVAQLAVPQLTARVTDQTGTLSTADIASLDETLAAFEARKGSQIAVLMVPTTQPEDIAQYSIRVVEQWKLGRKGVDDGVLLLIAKDDRRLRIEVGYGLEGALPDATANRIIDEIIVPKFKQGDFAGGVKAGVDRIIKVIDGEPLPEPARRTETQGGWSGEDFPVLLILAVIVGGILRGAVGRLPGALITGVGVAFVAWWIGVTLLMAGFFGVLTFVFTLIGDVVPMSGGGGPRGGSGWGGGFGGGSGGGFSGGGGGFGGGGASGRW; encoded by the coding sequence ATGAGGATCGTGCGGAAGCTCGTAGTTGCCGTCCTGCTGTGCTGGGCGGGCGTTGCGGTGGCGCAGCTTGCGGTGCCGCAACTCACCGCACGCGTCACCGACCAGACCGGCACGCTCAGCACGGCGGATATCGCGAGCCTCGACGAGACGCTCGCGGCGTTCGAGGCGCGCAAGGGCAGCCAGATCGCCGTCCTGATGGTGCCGACCACGCAGCCCGAGGACATCGCGCAATATTCCATCCGCGTCGTCGAGCAGTGGAAGCTCGGGCGCAAGGGCGTCGATGACGGCGTGTTGCTGTTGATCGCCAAGGATGACCGCCGCCTGCGCATCGAGGTCGGCTACGGCCTCGAAGGCGCGCTGCCCGATGCGACCGCCAATCGCATCATCGATGAAATCATCGTGCCGAAATTCAAGCAGGGCGATTTCGCCGGTGGCGTGAAGGCCGGCGTTGACCGCATCATCAAGGTGATCGATGGCGAGCCGCTGCCGGAGCCTGCGCGCCGCACCGAGACGCAGGGCGGCTGGAGCGGCGAGGACTTCCCGGTCCTTCTTATCCTCGCGGTGATCGTCGGCGGTATCTTGCGCGGCGCCGTCGGGCGGCTGCCGGGCGCATTGATCACCGGTGTGGGCGTTGCGTTTGTCGCCTGGTGGATCGGCGTGACGTTATTGATGGCGGGATTTTTCGGCGTGCTGACATTCGTGTTCACGCTGATCGGTGATGTCGTGCCGATGTCCGGTGGCGGTGGCCCGCGCGGCGGCTCGGGCTGGGGCGGCGGTTTCGGTGGTGGCTCCGGTGGCGGGTTCAGCGGCGGAGGCGGTGGCTTCGGCGGCGGCGGCGCGTCGGGGCGGTGGTGA
- a CDS encoding TPM domain-containing protein, producing MAVSIKRMSRHLLANRARVRKAFPGEALARIEAAIKASEAHHGGQLRVVVEGALDGRPLIAGQSARARALDLFAQLRVWDTEQNSGVLIYLLLADRDVEIVADRGIDAKVGTERWRSVCAVMETEFRNGHFEEGVLAGLQCITAELAAHFPPREPRRNELPDPPVVL from the coding sequence ATGGCAGTCAGCATCAAGCGAATGAGCCGGCATCTTCTCGCGAACCGGGCGCGTGTGCGCAAGGCGTTTCCGGGCGAGGCGCTGGCGCGCATCGAGGCGGCGATCAAGGCGAGCGAAGCGCATCATGGCGGGCAGTTGCGTGTCGTCGTCGAAGGCGCGCTCGATGGCCGGCCGCTGATCGCCGGGCAATCGGCGCGCGCGCGGGCGCTCGATCTGTTCGCGCAATTGCGGGTCTGGGACACCGAGCAGAATTCCGGCGTGCTGATCTATCTGCTGCTCGCCGACCGCGATGTCGAGATCGTCGCCGACCGCGGCATCGATGCGAAAGTCGGAACCGAGCGCTGGCGCAGCGTCTGCGCGGTGATGGAGACCGAGTTCCGCAACGGTCACTTTGAGGAAGGCGTGCTGGCCGGGCTCCAATGCATCACCGCGGAGCTCGCCGCGCATTTTCCGCCGCGCGAACCGCGCCGCAACGAACTGCCCGATCCGCCGGTGGTTCTTTAA
- a CDS encoding DNA-3-methyladenine glycosylase I: MIRKFPDIIAEAASRKGGSSSLETALAATPAFPPSAIAAKPDDRILAEMSRWIFYAGFSARVVDAKWPAFERVFSRFDLPINASMDDDRIDALSQDHDIIRNRRKIRAVRTNAQLLLDFASSGGFPTKSVEQRRTVITVKWTVSQTAT, encoded by the coding sequence TTGATCCGCAAATTCCCAGATATCATCGCGGAGGCCGCGAGCCGAAAAGGTGGATCGTCGTCACTGGAGACCGCCTTGGCCGCCACCCCCGCATTTCCACCTTCGGCTATCGCCGCGAAACCTGACGATCGTATCCTCGCGGAGATGAGCCGGTGGATCTTTTATGCAGGCTTTTCCGCCCGTGTGGTCGACGCCAAATGGCCTGCGTTTGAGCGCGTCTTTAGCCGCTTCGATCTGCCGATCAACGCGTCCATGGACGATGACCGGATCGATGCACTCAGTCAGGACCACGACATCATTCGCAACCGTCGGAAGATCCGCGCTGTGCGCACGAACGCCCAATTATTGCTGGACTTCGCCAGTTCGGGCGGCTTTCCGACAAAATCGGTCGAACAGAGGCGAACTGTGATCACTGTAAAGTGGACAGTTAGCCAAACGGCGACCTAA
- a CDS encoding DUF2945 domain-containing protein — protein sequence MARKFKVGDHVRWNSEAGHVTGKIVKVYTREFDYKGHTHRASEDDPQYEIKSDKTDHVAAHKGSALSHV from the coding sequence ATGGCGAGGAAATTCAAGGTCGGCGATCATGTGCGCTGGAATTCCGAAGCCGGCCACGTCACCGGAAAGATCGTCAAAGTTTACACGCGTGAATTTGACTACAAGGGGCACACGCATCGCGCCTCGGAGGATGATCCTCAATACGAGATCAAGAGCGACAAAACAGACCACGTCGCCGCTCACAAGGGCAGTGCGCTAAGCCATGTGTGA
- a CDS encoding DUF488 family protein translates to MTLPFFTVGHSNRSLEEFVDLLREPQVQCVVDVRKMPMSRANPQFNMETLPGALAEFQISYEHIAALGGYRGKAAGLSSDVNGFWENRSFRNYADYALSETFHEGLERLIEEGRKRCSAVMCSEAVWWRCHRRLIADNLIARGEMVFHIMGNNRIEAARLTSGAVVRPDKTIIYPEANESAS, encoded by the coding sequence ATGACGCTGCCTTTTTTCACCGTCGGGCATTCCAACCGAAGCCTTGAGGAGTTCGTCGATCTGCTAAGGGAGCCGCAGGTCCAGTGCGTCGTGGACGTCAGGAAGATGCCAATGTCAAGGGCCAATCCGCAATTCAACATGGAAACGCTTCCCGGCGCCCTGGCCGAATTTCAGATCTCCTACGAACATATTGCCGCGCTTGGCGGCTATCGCGGCAAAGCCGCGGGTCTTTCTTCGGATGTCAATGGCTTTTGGGAGAACAGGAGCTTCCGTAACTACGCCGACTACGCCTTGTCGGAGACGTTCCACGAGGGACTCGAACGCTTGATCGAGGAAGGGCGGAAGCGGTGTAGCGCGGTTATGTGTTCGGAAGCCGTCTGGTGGCGCTGTCACCGTCGTCTGATAGCCGACAATCTGATCGCACGCGGCGAGATGGTATTTCACATCATGGGGAACAATCGGATCGAAGCCGCGCGCCTGACATCCGGTGCTGTCGTCCGCCCTGACAAGACGATCATTTACCCCGAGGCGAACGAGTCCGCGTCGTGA
- a CDS encoding EF-hand domain-containing protein codes for MQKSVLVLATSALILAGAATAAIAQSGGGGSMMQRPSQEPTQQQGSVQGGMMGPGMMSPSMMGQRGMAGDMSAPMGAMGRPVMVRIMFILMDSNGDGTVSLQEFQAAHERIFKAMDSDKDGRLTFDEMQSFMQGAEESTPQQ; via the coding sequence ATGCAAAAGAGCGTTCTAGTTCTCGCCACATCTGCATTGATTCTGGCCGGTGCGGCCACAGCGGCAATTGCCCAGTCAGGGGGTGGTGGTTCGATGATGCAGCGTCCGAGTCAGGAGCCAACGCAACAGCAAGGCTCGGTTCAGGGAGGCATGATGGGCCCCGGTATGATGAGCCCTAGCATGATGGGGCAACGGGGAATGGCAGGTGATATGTCAGCGCCGATGGGTGCGATGGGTCGCCCAGTCATGGTGCGCATCATGTTCATTCTGATGGATAGTAATGGTGACGGGACCGTCTCACTGCAGGAGTTTCAGGCGGCCCACGAGCGCATCTTCAAGGCAATGGACTCCGACAAGGATGGCCGCCTCACCTTTGACGAGATGCAGTCCTTCATGCAGGGTGCCGAAGAATCCACGCCGCAGCAGTAG